One Centroberyx gerrardi isolate f3 chromosome 6, fCenGer3.hap1.cur.20231027, whole genome shotgun sequence genomic region harbors:
- the LOC139925965 gene encoding uncharacterized protein LOC139925965 yields the protein MPNIRQLRKRERKTRKWTPEAMEQAMQEVEAGRLTCRQAAKRFGVPKSSLNDRVSGRVASGCVHGQRPLLAPEDENSLVEYCLYSASHGFPLTKPHIQAHALAIYNRRHPNAQKTAVGQTWWINFRERYHHRLTAWTPDIIDHGRASCAKRGSINEYFRLLTATLEEHELREKPRQIYNCDETGFQLDSMRRKVIVPRGTKHAYRQAQGTRDHITILACFNAAGEDVPPFVIYKGGYPGGPYNKEGVPDALYGKSPAGYMDGELFRKWFVGHFLKFAAQERPLLLIMDGHKSHLDPELVRVAQREGVILLCLPPHTSHILQPLDVSFFGPLKADFSGLTGDLSAVSHSFLVPKKEFSRVLRDSYQRLKDRRVVVAGFRRCGLYPLDPMAIDWSRLPHPPAAECPSGLLQPPAPAFPSPVPQPPWPPLVPPMVPGCLPPAAHHPQRACLFRTISTIPHLLVDKRTSLRHQDVASGSPEFLPLPPKPPTRLLLPCRPAPPRLLDPRHPPVTPLGKEDRSRQFGGVAGAGNLTLWKVRRDWCRGSSVTTATNGFTPFLWAGRRSWTTMIMTFAVIGV from the exons ATGCCAAACATCCGGCAACTtcgaaagagggagaggaagacgaggaagTGGACCCCGGAGGCCATGGAACAGGCCATGCAGGAGGTGGAAGCAGGCAGGCTCACTTGCAGGCAGGCAGCCAAACGGTTTGGAGTCCCAAAGTCCAGCCTGAATGACCGAGTCAGTGGAAGGGTGGCCTCTGGCTGTGTCCATGGTCAGAGGCCACTTCTCGCCCCTGAAGATGAAAATTCCCTGGTGGAGTACTGTTTGTATTCTGCCAGTCATGGGTTTCCACTGACGAAGCCTCACATCCAGGCCCACGCTCTGGCCATCTATAACCGCCGACACCCAAACGCACAGAAGACTGCGGTTGGCCAGACGTGGTGGATTAATTTTAGAGAACGGTACCACCATCGCCTCACTGCCTGGACCCCAGACATCATTGACCATGGGAGGGCATCCTGTGCCAAGAGGGGGTCCATAAACGAATATTTCAGGCTCCTCACTGCCACCCTGGAGGAGCACGAGTTGAGGGAGAAACCCCGTCAGATCTACAACTGCGACGAGACGGGGTTTCAGCTGGACTCCATGAGAAGGAAGGTCATCGTGCCCCGAGGGACCAAACATGCATATAGGCAGGCCCAGGGAACCAGGGACCACATCACCATCCTGGCCTGCTTCAATGCGGCTGGGGAAGATGTCCCCCCTTTTGTCATCTACAAGGGGGGATATCCAGGGGGCCCCTATAACAAGGAAGGGGTCCCTGATGCCCTCTATGGGAAGTCACCGGCAGGGTACATGGACGGTGAGCTGTTTAGGAAGTGGTTTGTCGGGCACTTCCTGAAGTTCGCCGCCCAGGAGCGCCCGCTGCTGCTGATCATGGACGGACACAAGTCCCACCTGGATCCAGAGCTGGTCCGGGTGGCACAGAGGGAGGGGGTCATTCTCCTGTGCCTGCCACCACACACGTCTCACATCCTGCAGCCTCTGGATGTGAGTTTCTTTGGACCCCTGAAGGCAGATTTCTCTGGTCTTACAGGAGATCTGTCGGCTGTGAGCCACTCTTTCTTGGTTCCCAAGAAAGAGTTTTCAAGGGTCCTTAGAGACTCATACCAGAGGCTTAAAGATCGGAGAGTGGTGGTGGCTGGGTTCAGGAGGTGTGGCCTCTACCCTCTGGACCCAATGGCCATTGACTGGTCTCGG TTGCCCCACCCCCCAGCCGCAGAATGTCCCTCAGGGCTGCTCCAGCCACCAGCTCCGGCCTTCCCATCGCCGGTCCCTCAACCCCCTTGGCCCCCTCTTGTGCCTCCCATGGTCCCCGGCTGCCTGCCCCCAGCGGCACACCATCCCCAACGAGCCTGCCTGTTCAGGACCATCAGCACCATCCCCCATCTCCTGGTGGACAAGCGGACG AGCCTTCGACATCAGGATGTGGCCTCTGGGAGTCCCgaatttcttcctctccctcccaaa CCTCCAACCAGGCTTCTGTTACCTTGTCGTCCAGCTCCTCCTCGTCTGCTGGATCCACGACATCCACCG GTCACACCGCTGGGAAAAGAAGACAGGAGCCGACAGTTTGGCGGTGTGGCCGGTGCAGGAAACCTGACCCTCTGGAAAGTTCGGAGGGATTGGTGTCGTGGGTCCAGTGTGACAACTGCCACAAATGGTTTCACACCATTTCTGTGggctgggaggaggagctggacgaCGATGATCATGACTTTTGCTGTTATTGGTGTTtag